ACCTGAATACGTTTAGCCACATGCAGGGCATCTCGCCCTTTTGTTTCCGGAAGAAGAATGGCGAACTCTTCGCCGCCGTAACGGGCGACCACATCGCCGGGACGCTTGCAACACTCACACAATGTTTTGGCGACGGATTTAAGACACTCGTCTCCGGCCAGATGGCCGTAATGGTCATTAAACGCCTTGAAATGGTCAATATCAACCATCAACACAGCGAACTCGTGTCCGTTGCGTAAACTCTTTTTCCACAGACAGTCCAGACTTTCGTCAAACCAACGCCGGTTGGCCAGACCGGTTAGGCCGTCAATGCGTGCCAGGCGTGTCAGCTCTTTGTTGGCATGTTCCAGTTTATTGGTCATTTGCCGCAACTCCTGATCGCGTGCCAACCGCCTGGAGATATCCCTGAACACCGTCACAATACCAACCGGCTTACGGTGTACAACCATCTTTGTTGATAGACATTCAGCGTGAAACACGTCGCCGTTGGCCTTTCGCAACACCTGTATATCCTCGTGGGCATGAGAAATGGAATCCAACTCATCCAACAGCCGACAGCAGGGATCTTCACCTCCGGCCTGCACATGAAACAGGTGATGGGCATTCTTGCCGACAACGCTCGCGCTGTCACAGCCCAGCAGAAGACAGGCGGCGTCGTTAATAAATGTGATCTTTCCGTACACATCCGTCGCATAAAGACTTTCGCCCATATTTTTCGAGATGATCCCGAGAAGTTCGGAGGTCCTGTGCCGCTCTTGACGAATCTTCATATGCCGATAGACTCCGATCATCAGTATCAGTAAACCGGCGGAAACCGCCGTGACACCGACGGCAAATTGCACGTGAAGGGTTTTGAGACGGGACTCCGTGACAGCCATAATCAGGTAGGCTGTGTGCCGTCCCTGAATATCCTCAAGCGATTCGAAAAACACCGCAGAGGGGGAACTGCCGACAGGATAAAGAATGAAATCTTCCCCGCGATGCAGACTGAGACGCCGCTCTTCGATCTGGCCGATAGCGGCACTCAGCTCCGGCGGGATCAGGGAAAGGCGGCTCGGTTTGCCATCCGGCCGTGAGGCCAACTGCCCCGTTGCGTTGACATACCCCTCCTCCCCTTGCAGACATGAACATTGAACCTCGCTGGAGGTGTTGAGCGCAGCGGGCAGCTCTTCCCTTTTTTTGATAATCAAGGCATAGGAGATTGCCGTGCTGCAGCAGTCATGACTCTCCATATCGACCAGTACTGAGGCGATCGGCTGACCGATCTCCACCAGTCCAACCGTGCGGTTCTGGTGAACCAAAGGGAAAAAGTAGCGGAATCCACTTAGAAGCGGATCCGTCCGATAGCCGTGAACAGGCGCGCTAATCGACATGGGGGTCAGTTGGGCACGTTGCGGCTCGACACAACACGGCTCTTGGTGAGCCGGCCCATTGAAATGAAGAAGACATGCACCATCGGGACCGTAGATGCGCAACAGGTTGATCCCGTAACAACGCATCGCATCATAGATGGGGTGGATACGCTGTTGCAGCTCATGCTTCTCGTGACCTGCCCCTTTTCCCGAGAGTTCAAGTGCCTCAACAATAACCGGCGTCATGATTTGCTGGTCGACGAAACGTTCGGCAATTTTTCGATGGGCGCCCAACACTCCGCTCAGGCGGTTTTTCTGGGCAACGAAATCAGCCTGAAGGTGGCGGTCCATGACCATGGAGACCACAGAATACCCGCCCACGCCGATCAGCACGACCAGAATCACATAGATCAGGGTATACGAAAGCCACGATGTGGAGGTGAGAGATTCACGAACAAAAGAGGACACACGCTCCCCCCGGCTTAAGCGCCAATGTGACCTGAGTCACAATAAAACAGCTGCGTCACATCCTGTCGATGTGACAACAGAACCCTGTGGCTGTCAAAAAATTCCTTCGGCGCAATTCACGTAAATGTCCGACGGAACACAAACAAATCAAGACTAGAGATTGCGAAGCCCTTTTTTCCACGTTATATTTAGCAACTTAGCGAAATCGTGAACGTAATGGACGCCCTTGGGCATCATAGCGACTCGGCCAGATTTTATTGGGTGGGGTCCCAAGAATCTCGCCGATGATTTTCTCCATCGGTGCCCACGGCATTCTTAAAACATTGGAAGGGGAATTGGAGCGATAACCATACTCCCTGGCAATGCGCGAAAATGAGTAGCCGCGCTTTTGCAGGGCAGCTTTTATGTCGGCAGGATGCATGTCCTGTTCCGCGGGTTGATTTCGTTTGTCAAGAGTCGGCATCTAACGCATCTTTCCCCCAGTGCACAGACAACACGGATTTTTCGGATCGGGCCCGCATCGCACTCGTTCCACTGCGTCGCAACATCTTGAAGTGGATCGGCCACTTCGGCGACTTTGCGCCTTGCGCGGACGGAACGCTGCCGTGACATATGCCCGAATCTTTCACATTGAGTCGTACACCAGCCTGATCGTCGGCTTTTTTTTTAAAATCGCTAAATTCGAGACTTCGAATGAAACCACAAAAGTGACTTTTTATTTAATTTCACCCACAAAACATATCACATGAAACACATGTGTGGACTACTTTTTAATAATTTTTCCACGCGCAGCCAAAAACATGGAGAGGCGACTCATGAAAGACAACAAAAATGTGTCAATAACGACACTAGGATCACGCATCAAGGAATTACGTGGTCCGGATGCGCGTGAGAAGTTTGCCCAACGTCTGGGCGTAAGCCGCAATACGATCGCCAATTACGAAACCGGCCACCGCATGCCGGATGCCCCTTTTCTCAACAGAATTCTTGAGCTATATCCCGAAGTTAATCCCACCTGGCTCCTGACGGGAGAAGGGACGCGCGACAAACAAAATGGAATAAAAACCGCTGCCGCCAGTGCCACACACATCAACGACCACGACCAAGACAGACACGGCAAGGAGGAATACGTTTTTCTCTCAATGCAAGAGATCGACGGCATGGCAAGCAGGGAGGTCACAGGCAACACCACCCAGGTGGACAATTGCCTGGCGTTTAAACGCTCCTGGATAAAACGTCAGGGACTGAATCCTGAACAGCTTTCTCTGGTTTCCGTACGCGGTGACAGCATGGAACCGACGATTAAAGAGGGGGCCATGTTATTGGTAGAAAAAAACACGGCACCACCCGGGGAAGGGATTTATGTGTTTAAAGGCGAACACGGGCTCCTGGTTCGTCGCACACAGTATAACCCGTTTGATCATACGTTGTCGCTGTTCTGCGACAATCCTCTTTACCCGCCTTTTACAGCCCGGTCAGAACAAATCAACAACTTGAAAATGTTGGGAAGAGTGGTTTGGATCGGAGGGAAAACCTGATCCGCTCAGTGACACAGGTGCGCTTTTCATCGGCCCGCCCCTCGGAATCAACGGAATCCACCATGGCGACACTACAGGTCCTTGCCGTGCTGCCTAAGCTCATGTTCTTCGCCCCATTGCGCCATGGCACGCAACACCGGGCACAGTGTTTCGCCGTAGTCGGTCATCCGATATTCAACATGAGGCGGCACCACCTGCACGACAATTCTCTGTACCAGACCATCCTGCTCCAACTCGCGAAGCTGTTGCGTCAATACTTTCGGAGAAACACCGGGAATAGTCTCCAGCTCGTTAAAGCGGTGCGGTTTCTTAAATAACCGACAGAGGATGAGCGGCTTCCATTTCCCGCCCATGACGCTTAAAGTCGTTGCCACACTTTCTATCGCCATGTTGTTTCGTCTTTCTACTTTCCGCGAGGAAAGTCGGTAGCAAAAAGTGCCTACTTGTCAGAATTCCGATGGTTTTTTATCGTAAGAACGCTCGTTTTCCTTTTTGTTTTACCAGTAAACACCCCGTTACAGCAATGGTACTTTTT
This is a stretch of genomic DNA from uncultured Desulfuromonas sp.. It encodes these proteins:
- a CDS encoding helix-turn-helix domain-containing protein, with the translated sequence MAIESVATTLSVMGGKWKPLILCRLFKKPHRFNELETIPGVSPKVLTQQLRELEQDGLVQRIVVQVVPPHVEYRMTDYGETLCPVLRAMAQWGEEHELRQHGKDL
- a CDS encoding S24 family peptidase: MKDNKNVSITTLGSRIKELRGPDAREKFAQRLGVSRNTIANYETGHRMPDAPFLNRILELYPEVNPTWLLTGEGTRDKQNGIKTAAASATHINDHDQDRHGKEEYVFLSMQEIDGMASREVTGNTTQVDNCLAFKRSWIKRQGLNPEQLSLVSVRGDSMEPTIKEGAMLLVEKNTAPPGEGIYVFKGEHGLLVRRTQYNPFDHTLSLFCDNPLYPPFTARSEQINNLKMLGRVVWIGGKT
- a CDS encoding diguanylate cyclase; translated protein: MSSFVRESLTSTSWLSYTLIYVILVVLIGVGGYSVVSMVMDRHLQADFVAQKNRLSGVLGAHRKIAERFVDQQIMTPVIVEALELSGKGAGHEKHELQQRIHPIYDAMRCYGINLLRIYGPDGACLLHFNGPAHQEPCCVEPQRAQLTPMSISAPVHGYRTDPLLSGFRYFFPLVHQNRTVGLVEIGQPIASVLVDMESHDCCSTAISYALIIKKREELPAALNTSSEVQCSCLQGEEGYVNATGQLASRPDGKPSRLSLIPPELSAAIGQIEERRLSLHRGEDFILYPVGSSPSAVFFESLEDIQGRHTAYLIMAVTESRLKTLHVQFAVGVTAVSAGLLILMIGVYRHMKIRQERHRTSELLGIISKNMGESLYATDVYGKITFINDAACLLLGCDSASVVGKNAHHLFHVQAGGEDPCCRLLDELDSISHAHEDIQVLRKANGDVFHAECLSTKMVVHRKPVGIVTVFRDISRRLARDQELRQMTNKLEHANKELTRLARIDGLTGLANRRWFDESLDCLWKKSLRNGHEFAVLMVDIDHFKAFNDHYGHLAGDECLKSVAKTLCECCKRPGDVVARYGGEEFAILLPETKGRDALHVAKRIQVRLQSQAIEHQMSPVLDRLTVSIGISSRKAEPGVEVVDLVGEADRCLYHAKSGGRNQVVGLFEDSHGAVLN
- a CDS encoding helix-turn-helix domain-containing protein, with the translated sequence MPTLDKRNQPAEQDMHPADIKAALQKRGYSFSRIAREYGYRSNSPSNVLRMPWAPMEKIIGEILGTPPNKIWPSRYDAQGRPLRSRFR